In a genomic window of Coprococcus eutactus:
- a CDS encoding Maff2 family mobile element protein, with protein sequence MAFFNSAVDVLQTLVVALGAGLGIWGVINLMEGYGNDNPGANAHVR encoded by the coding sequence ATGGCATTTTTCAATAGCGCAGTAGACGTTTTGCAGACCCTTGTTGTAGCACTTGGAGCCGGGCTTGGTATCTGGGGCGTTATCAATCTCATGGAGGGCTACGGCAACGACAATCCGGGCGCGAATGCTCATGTACGGTAG
- a CDS encoding RNA polymerase sigma factor: protein MDYEKLYKAYYLQVYSYTISLAKNREIAEEITQNTFYKAVSTTSQFKGKSDELTWLCSIAKNLYHDEMRSRQRVADVSEINDLPSNENVENSVADSDMAFRIHLVLHRLEEPYKEVFQLRVFGELSFSQIAAIFGKTESWARVTYHRAKLKIQERMDEKHE from the coding sequence ATGGACTATGAAAAGCTCTATAAAGCCTACTATTTACAGGTATACTCGTATACTATTTCTCTTGCCAAAAATCGTGAGATAGCAGAGGAAATCACGCAGAACACATTCTATAAGGCTGTTTCTACAACATCACAATTCAAAGGTAAGTCAGATGAATTGACATGGCTCTGCTCCATAGCAAAAAATCTTTACCATGATGAAATGCGAAGCCGTCAGCGAGTAGCTGATGTGAGTGAAATCAATGACTTGCCATCAAATGAAAATGTTGAGAACTCAGTTGCAGATTCTGACATGGCGTTCCGCATACACCTCGTTCTTCACCGTTTGGAAGAACCATACAAAGAAGTCTTTCAGCTTCGCGTATTCGGGGAACTATCTTTTTCACAAATCGCTGCAATTTTTGGAAAAACAGAATCATGGGCGAGAGTTACTTATCATCGTGCAAAGCTAAAAATTCAAGAAAGGATGGATGAAAAGCATGAGTAA
- a CDS encoding zf-HC2 domain-containing protein: MSKQCDIVRDILPLYVDGACSEASAEMVKEHLNACADCNAIYQKLLSHTSEDVLHEESESVIMRHEAKEKQRGRKKITIAVLVSIALCTIAIFTALFLLPINIAYEPVKIDFPFEVEDVESVEMYHYDGVPASAEKKVVVAENDIKTLYDKFKDLSLKDKTTEETAGADVTSFRFNLSDGTSYDLIYACYGVKNGELKSEAGGFKYFTSADIGSYWNNLNTDLEAIPINESELP; encoded by the coding sequence ATGAGTAAACAATGCGATATTGTTCGAGATATTCTTCCGCTGTATGTTGACGGTGCTTGCAGCGAAGCAAGCGCAGAGATGGTAAAAGAGCATTTGAACGCCTGTGCTGATTGTAACGCAATTTATCAGAAATTGCTTTCTCACACGAGCGAAGATGTTCTTCACGAAGAAAGCGAAAGCGTTATTATGCGCCATGAGGCAAAAGAAAAGCAGAGGGGCAGGAAAAAGATAACGATTGCTGTTCTCGTTTCCATCGCTCTTTGTACCATTGCAATTTTTACAGCTCTCTTTCTGTTACCTATAAACATTGCTTATGAGCCTGTCAAAATCGACTTCCCATTTGAGGTTGAAGATGTCGAAAGCGTTGAAATGTACCACTATGACGGAGTGCCTGCATCAGCAGAAAAGAAAGTAGTTGTTGCTGAAAATGATATAAAGACCCTGTATGATAAGTTCAAGGACTTATCCTTAAAAGACAAAACAACTGAGGAAACTGCCGGAGCAGATGTGACCAGCTTTAGATTTAACCTCTCAGATGGAACAAGCTACGATTTGATTTACGCCTGCTATGGAGTTAAAAACGGCGAATTGAAGTCAGAAGCAGGCGGTTTTAAGTATTTCACAAGTGCGGATATTGGCTCTTATTGGAACAATTTGAATACGGACCTTGAAGCAATTCCTATCAATGAGAGTGAATTGCCGTGA
- a CDS encoding RNA polymerase sigma factor encodes MTEHEKYQEHIRHTHDAFCKTVIRHAAIDAARSIRSRRKREISLEYLIEEKHYPFSTTDKYFAEQSGMTSYPLFVCGQMVLLESPELAAALSALSQMEQEIIFLYYFQRLTHREIGRRYGRAGNTTGRRIQMILRRLRAELEGLSYEPATSL; translated from the coding sequence ATGACCGAACACGAAAAGTATCAAGAACATATCCGGCATACACACGATGCCTTTTGCAAGACTGTTATTCGCCACGCTGCCATAGACGCAGCCCGGAGCATACGGAGCCGCCGCAAGCGGGAAATCTCGCTTGAATATCTGATAGAAGAAAAACACTATCCATTCAGTACCACAGATAAATACTTTGCGGAGCAATCCGGCATGACCAGCTATCCGCTTTTCGTCTGTGGTCAGATGGTGCTTTTGGAAAGTCCAGAGCTTGCCGCAGCCCTGTCCGCACTATCACAGATGGAACAGGAAATCATTTTCTTGTACTACTTCCAACGATTGACGCATAGGGAGATTGGACGGAGATATGGACGGGCTGGCAACACAACCGGGCGGCGTATTCAGATGATTTTACGGCGGCTACGGGCAGAGTTGGAGGGCTTGTCCTATGAACCAGCTACTTCCCTATGA
- a CDS encoding helix-turn-helix domain-containing protein: MNQLLPYETIVKASEGDPEAVAAVLSHYAGYIRSCAKMDGQINTDMQEHIVGRLIESLLKFRFDR; encoded by the coding sequence ATGAACCAGCTACTTCCCTATGAAACAATCGTTAAGGCAAGCGAGGGCGACCCGGAAGCTGTTGCCGCCGTCCTATCCCATTATGCCGGATATATCCGCTCTTGTGCGAAAATGGACGGACAGATCAACACAGATATGCAGGAACATATCGTCGGGCGGCTGATAGAAAGCCTGTTGAAGTTCCGCTTTGACCGCTAA